A region from the Solibacillus sp. FSL H8-0523 genome encodes:
- a CDS encoding terminase small subunit gives MTVKQQVFADYYIELGNGTQAYLKAYPNVKREETARANSSRLLTNANVKSYIEERMAELASERIADQQEILELLTSVLRGEEQSAVLRGIGEGAQTIDDTMPPTTAERIKAAELLGKRYRMWTDKIETDNTNRVVIVDDV, from the coding sequence ATGACGGTGAAGCAACAAGTTTTTGCCGATTATTACATTGAGTTAGGTAACGGTACGCAAGCTTATTTGAAAGCTTATCCAAACGTGAAAAGAGAAGAGACAGCGAGAGCGAATTCGAGTCGATTGCTAACAAATGCTAACGTAAAATCATATATAGAAGAACGTATGGCAGAATTAGCTTCCGAGCGCATTGCAGACCAACAAGAAATATTGGAGCTATTAACGTCTGTATTACGTGGCGAAGAGCAGTCAGCGGTATTACGGGGCATTGGTGAAGGTGCTCAAACAATCGATGATACAATGCCTCCAACAACAGCGGAACGAATTAAGGCTGCTGAATTGTTAGGTAAACGATACCGTATGTGGACTGACAAAATTGAGACTGACAATACTAACCGAGTGGTGATTGTGGATGATGTATAA
- a CDS encoding DUF6731 family protein, translating into MVKKYVRFNYFSINMVPESIPTSMGNRTVASAWDMKELLDYLSVTGNQLDSVIDVGEYVAEFERETLIYDSTTDIYSFQLGKMRATGIPSLKTIGQPKKDIRLKDDEFIGEFVTIIFDPTFCTVGIQSNRYSLNVKQVELYLTELRARYNNLVGRIDGIPLKVEFQPILDIARAQTIGSADIFRKLTIKGTDAMADALARQGVLGEISEVIGQARGINFELTISLGQAPKSESLDNGVIREVIQGFHQMDEKDRPKVEIVAREEEAAALEVINLAAPTLTNIITLEVVERKGIGHEYIHQMFKEKYPHVRGRIAAINVPLEA; encoded by the coding sequence ATGGTAAAAAAGTATGTAAGATTTAATTATTTTTCAATTAATATGGTACCGGAAAGTATTCCAACAAGTATGGGAAATAGGACTGTAGCTTCTGCTTGGGATATGAAAGAGCTACTTGATTATTTATCTGTTACAGGAAATCAATTAGACAGTGTGATAGATGTGGGAGAGTATGTAGCGGAATTTGAAAGGGAGACGTTGATCTATGATTCAACAACTGATATTTATTCTTTTCAACTAGGGAAAATGCGTGCAACAGGTATTCCTTCATTAAAAACAATAGGACAACCTAAAAAAGATATCCGCTTAAAAGACGATGAGTTTATAGGTGAGTTTGTAACTATAATCTTTGACCCTACATTCTGTACTGTTGGAATCCAATCTAACAGATACAGTTTAAATGTTAAACAGGTTGAATTATACCTTACTGAATTAAGAGCACGCTATAATAATCTAGTTGGACGAATCGATGGAATTCCATTAAAAGTAGAATTTCAACCTATACTAGATATAGCTAGAGCTCAGACTATTGGGAGCGCTGATATTTTCAGGAAATTAACGATAAAAGGTACTGATGCTATGGCCGATGCACTTGCTAGACAAGGTGTTTTAGGGGAAATTTCTGAAGTTATCGGACAAGCAAGAGGAATTAATTTTGAACTTACCATTTCATTAGGTCAGGCACCAAAAAGTGAAAGTTTAGATAATGGAGTAATTAGAGAAGTTATTCAAGGTTTCCATCAAATGGATGAAAAAGATAGACCTAAAGTGGAAATTGTCGCTCGTGAAGAAGAAGCAGCTGCTTTAGAAGTGATAAATTTAGCTGCTCCTACTTTGACAAATATCATTACTTTAGAAGTGGTTGAAAGAAAAGGTATTGGGCATGAATATATTCATCAGATGTTTAAAGAAAAATATCCACATGTGAGAGGTAGAATCGCGGCAATAAATGTACCTTTAGAAGCATAA
- a CDS encoding sigma factor-like helix-turn-helix DNA-binding protein, giving the protein MYFADLLEEYKQLLKQMKSEGVTSGDLYREVKQAVEWMETGYDPAEFRASTRVDAFPVDPYHMQTYMAYANDDQDMLECMLNLQNYIQSHKDEQRFKADWSKAEANKQKVNSAMKGLTADEKAVFVAIEAERLPFSKVARMLGVSKSTVQCYYNRARCKIKRNITKGTQESLFDAV; this is encoded by the coding sequence ATGTATTTCGCAGATTTATTAGAAGAATACAAGCAGTTGTTGAAGCAGATGAAGTCAGAGGGCGTTACCAGCGGTGATTTATATCGTGAGGTTAAGCAGGCGGTTGAATGGATGGAAACAGGATATGACCCAGCGGAGTTCCGGGCAAGTACTCGCGTTGATGCTTTTCCCGTGGATCCGTACCATATGCAAACGTATATGGCTTATGCGAATGATGACCAGGACATGCTAGAGTGCATGTTGAATCTACAAAATTACATTCAGTCTCATAAAGACGAGCAGCGTTTTAAAGCAGATTGGAGCAAAGCTGAAGCGAATAAGCAAAAGGTTAATAGCGCCATGAAGGGATTAACTGCAGATGAAAAAGCAGTGTTTGTTGCGATTGAAGCCGAGCGTTTACCGTTTAGTAAGGTTGCTAGAATGCTAGGTGTTTCGAAAAGTACGGTGCAATGCTATTACAATCGTGCTCGATGCAAGATTAAGCGCAATATTACGAAGGGTACGCAAGAGAGCTTGTTTGACGCTGTATAA